CATGTGGTGTCCTTCGTACGCGCGAACGTACGTCTTGAACGCCAGTTTGCCCGATTGATTGAGGAAGTAATTCTTCGACATCAGATTCTCAAGCTGCAGCTGGATGTCCGCAATCTTGTTCCAAGAAAATTCAAACTCATTCAGTGGCACCTTAGCCTGTTTTAGATACTTCAGGAAGCCAAGCTCCTCCGGACGGAGCATCAGCAGCGCATGGCCGCACAAATCCTCTCCGCGAGCCGTTCGCCCAACACGATGAATGTATTCCTTCGTATCGTTTGGTGGATCGTACTGCACGATCCAATCCACGGCCGGTATATCAAGACCACGAGCAGCGACATCCGTGCACAGCAAAATACCCGTTTCTGCGTTGCAGAACTGGAAGAATACCGAGGTACGtttcgcttgtttttgttttccctgcaGAGAAATAAACGTTAGGGTATATCATCATAAACAGAAACTTTGGGTGGTCATTTGTAAACATACGTGAATCGACATCACCGGAAGATCAATATAGTTGAACAGTTCGTGATGGAACTTCACCGACAGACAGGACGAAAAGAACACCATAACCTTCTTCTTCCGATTCTTCCTCAAGAAGGTAAAAAGCACAAGCAGCCGTCTCTCCGATGGACACACAATGTATCCTTGCTCGAGTCCCGTTACCGTGGCCTCCTTCTTGTTGTCATCCACACCGACATAAATCGGTTCCGCTTTTAAGGCCAGCTTTCCCAATTCATCCATACGTGATGACTGTGTGGCCGAAAATAGAATGGTCTGACGTTTTTCTGCGAGCAAttgaaaaagaattaaataacattttgaaTAATATGCCTCAACAACGAGCACAAGTGATACTTACTCGGTAGAATGCTAATAATCTGTTTAAGATCCTCCTCAAACCCGATCTCCAAAATGCGATCGCACTCGTCAATGATCAAACACTGCAAGTTCTTAAACAGGAAGTTCGGTGTCGTTTTAAGGTGGTCCAACAATCGTCCCGGCGTTGCGACGATAATGTTGATGCCCTTTTccaacttttcattttccatgtGACGGCTCGCTCCTCCCATTAGTAGACCGTACGTCTGACAGTGATAAGCCATCAGTTCCTTCAGCACACCGAAGATTTGCATGGCCAGTTCACGTGTTGGCGAAATGATTATGACTCCCGCACCGTTGCGAGGCTTGAAACGTAGCTTGTGGATTAGCTCAACCGCCGGTACGAGAAAGGCTAACGTTTTTCCACTTCCTGTTTTGGCCGATCCGACCAAATCTCTACCCTCCAGTAGTGGAGGAATAGATTTGGCTTGAATTTCTGTCATCTTGGTGAAACCCATATCGCCAATGGCCTTAATCGTGTTATCCGAAACCTTCCCAACGAGCGATTTAAACTCTTGGTTTCCTAACAGAATCTCGTAAGCACTGTTTGCTATCTGCGGTTCCGATGCATCTTTTTCGGCTTCCGTTTGGCTCTCATCATCGCTACCCTCTTCTTCCTCACTCCCCAAATGCTGATCTTCGCTGTTTTCCTCACCCTCGTCATCCGAGTCATCTTTTGGCCGTTTAACCCCTGTAAACAAGAAATATTACAGCACTGTATGGAATCGCACACGTCGCGGTTTAGGAGCTCTTCTTACCTCTACCAACTTCCACACTATCTTCTTTTACTGGTTTGgcagttttgttcttttgcttcGCCATTTGCTTGCCTTTTGGAGTGGTTTCTTCTGCCACATAATTATCTTCCAAATCTTCCACGGTACCTAAATGCATTGGAACATGTTTAGCACAGGTAATTATGCTACGCGTCCCGGAATGCCAGTCTGCGTGTACGCACAGCACAAAGTTCGATGAGGTTTTCTACTTACCATGGCCGTTTTTTACATTCTTATTGATTACCGTGggtattttcattttgtttttcttcgccatgGTACACAGTTTATAGTTAGCACAGTTAATTACACAGAATAGTCGAGAaaagtaataattttataCGCACTTTCGAGGTAAATGAAGCACATGTGCGATCGAATGACAGCCGTGTGTTTCCAAGAGAAACACagttgacagctgtcaaaattcTCCCCCAATGCCCGGAGAGCtgtcatttttcaaatttcgaTCAACAAATTCcaagaatagaaaaacaacattagcGTTGTAAATTTAGGTGGTTTTGGTACGCATTCAGAAGTGAAGTGATGTTGTTGGTAAAGTTCTACAGAAAATAGTGCATGTGAATACACCTAGTATTGTTATGCTAGGTTATGCTGCAATCAAGAGCGCCCTCATCCGATGGTGAGttaatacaaaacattttaaaacctttgattttgtttttgcttaccAAAAGGCATTTATTTATCTGTTGCGAGTTCAAAGATGTTACTTTGTCGCATTAATACCAGCAATGCATTGAGTGCTGCTGGCTGTATTTGGTGTGTCATGGCCCAGCATCGTAATTTGGCGTCAAACGATTGATTCGTTTCTTGGTCATCATCACACTCCGTCTTTATAACTGTTTGTTCAGGGAAATGTGCTTCGAGCGGATCCTGTTCTTCTTTCACCTGCGTTTTTTCAGGCAAGCTTTCCTCAAGAGGATCCCGCTCTTCTTTCAcggtgtgttgctgttgttcggACAAATCAAGCTCGAGTGGGTCCCGTTCATCATTTACAACTTGTTGCTTTTGCTCAGGCAAATCTTGTTGACTAGTGTCCTGCCTATCTATCACAACGCGTTGATGTCGTTGTAGCAAATGTTCTGCCAACGGATCCTCTTCGTCAGGCGCTATGTGTTGATGTTCTTCCGTGGAATTCTGTCCCAcgttttttgtattgttctgTAGCGGATAGTCAGTGTGTAATGATGCTTTCTGAATTGATTTACCTCTACGTAGTTCGGTTGCAGGTtcgactttttgttttgtgcccCCAAGCCTGATGTATCCTATTTGAGGAACGGTGTTAAATAACATATTAACAAAATTGTATCTTGTGAATCATAATCAACGACACAATGCAATTCTAACTCTCCGTATAAGCAAATACCAAATTCTGGAAACATTACCTTTTGGTACCAAACGCATACGTTTGCTAGCTTCAAGCCGCATTTCCTCTTCGACTTCTTTTAAACATTGATCCCATAATTGCCTTGCTAAACTGGTAACTCTATTGCCAGCTGTTTTAGTTCTTTGCATGTTAATGTAGTGcacgcaaataaaaaaactcctaAATAATCGCAACCTTTTCACTAAACTTCTTTTATGTGCACTTCAAGCTGGTTCTTTCCGTTGAAGAGACgcaaaacaaatggcaaacaattGTGTGCTGTCACGTCGGTTGCTCTTCATCCCTTCTGTTATTTTGACACAGCCTTGTGGTTCTAAAACCGAggagtaaaattaaaatttctacgtgttgtaaattattttaagtTGAACTATGTGCCGTTGTACAACGTGCTATGTTTCTCGCCAAAAGTGATCAAGCATTCACCAACAAACTACATCGATAACTGCTCTGGGAGTGTGCAAATGTTACCAtatgtgtatttatttacgtaaacaaaccaactacaccgcctacCACCGAAAGTACTTCCGTGCtggtgaaaacaaaactgatttACATTTTAGTTAAACATGCGAAATCCGTCATCGGTTGAGCTAGCTGAACAGTCTTTGCTTATACCGTTTCAAAGATATACCTCAATATTCTTCGCTTCAACGAGTTAAATAATGTTCCGCAAACTTTGCACTGGTGAGTTTATCTATGTTTTCTTAACTACATACAAGATaagaagtttatttttcattgctCCTTTTCAGCCACCAACGCTCGTTGCATTTTAATGCGATCGTATAGCGTTAGCGAGCTGTCCAAGGAACACCAGGAAGTGCAGCAACTATGTCGCCAGTTCAGCGAACGTGAATTAATACCGGCGGCAAGTACGATCGATCGTAACGGTGTCTTCCCCGAAGAGCATATTGCGAAGTTGGCACAGTTAGGTCTGATGCGAGTTACCGTATCTCCCCATTACGGTGGATCTGGTTTGGATATGCTCGCATTATCGCTCGTGGTGGAAGAACTTTCAAGGGGATGCGGTAGCACCGGTTCTATAGTTTCCATTCATAACTGCCTGTACGCTAACCTGTTGGATCGGCTGGGCACAGATGAGCAGCGAGAGggatttttcaacaaatatgAAAAGCATACCATCGGTGCTTTCGCACTCAGCGAAGCCGGTGCGGGTTCGGACGTGGCCGCAATGACGACTAGAGCTGCAAAGAATGCTGATGGGAGTTGGATATTAAACGGCACGAAGGGCTGGGTAACATCGGGCATAGAAGCGGTGGCTGGCATCATATTCGCCACAGTAGATCCTTCGCTAAAGTACAAAGGCATTACTGCATTTTTGGTGGACTTTGACGAAGGCAATTCAGCTGGACTTCATCGCGGTCGTCCGGAAGATAAGTTGGGCATTCGTGGTACTTCAACATGCGATCTAATACTGGAAAACGTACGCGTTCCAGCCGCTAACGTGCTTGGTACTGTTGGGGGTGGAATGCGTATTGCAATGGAGCAACTTGATCGGGCAAGGATTGGCATAGCATCGCAAGCTCTTGGCATTAGCCAAGCAGCGCTCGAAACGGCTGTAGAATACGCAAAACAGCGTACAGCGTTTGGTGGTACGCTAATCGATCTTCCTGCCGTCCGTACAAGAATTGCCGAAATAGCAACGCGAATTGAAACGGCACGCCTGCTTGTTCGTAAAGCTGCCGGTGAAATCGACCGTGGACTGCGAGCAACAAAGGCTTGTTCGATGGCAAAATGGGTAGCCGGTGAAACGGCAACATATGCGGCTCACGGATGTCAACAAATTTTAGGCGGTATGGGATACGTTAAAGATCTACCAGCCGAACGATACTATCGGGATTCTCGCATTACCGAAATATATGGCGGTGTAACCGACGTACAAAAATCGATTGTGGCGGATCAAATAATCAAGGAACTGGCATGATGGATCGGCGGAGTGTGTTGTAAAGAATCGGCACAATttaattgtgttgttttgatatatttccattttatggTTTACGGTGAAAGTCTAAAAGACTATAAGGTGTatttttgtaatatatttaCATTCAAACGGATCGCACAAATATAGTAAAACTGATGAAACGGAATGGTTTATGCAATTATAAATATGTATATTCCGAATTCTGTTCGAGAATAAGAAATAAGCTTGTGGAAGTCTCCATACATTAATATCGAAGATTTACGTATAGTATTGCTATGCATGGCATGAATGAGAAAGTTGAAATAGGCAATGAAACATGTGGCTCTCGACAGTCCCATATTGTCTAGTGGTTAGGATATCCGGCTCTCACCCGGAAGGCCCGGGTTCGATTCCCGGTATGGGaaacactttttttattttctcatttttttaacttttcgaATAGTCTACATCTCATCTGCCTTTATCCAGACATCCAACAACTAtccaaaaattatttttataaatacatCACCGTATGAGGCATTACGaacaaaactttattttaagTGTTATTTCTGCGGGGCATACATGCTGCGCGAACAAAATTATACCTCGGCTTACCATTAAAAGTATcatgtaaattaaatattcagTAATCACCACTGGGCGAGAAAGGCGAAACTATTCTTAAGCGCGTTTAGTGTCATTTCCGTTTCCAAATGCTTATTCCAGAATGAACATTGCTTTACTTGGCAGAAGCTTCTTGCTGCTCAA
This Anopheles marshallii chromosome 3, idAnoMarsDA_429_01, whole genome shotgun sequence DNA region includes the following protein-coding sequences:
- the LOC128710762 gene encoding short-chain specific acyl-CoA dehydrogenase, mitochondrial-like gives rise to the protein MFRKLCTATNARCILMRSYSVSELSKEHQEVQQLCRQFSERELIPAASTIDRNGVFPEEHIAKLAQLGLMRVTVSPHYGGSGLDMLALSLVVEELSRGCGSTGSIVSIHNCLYANLLDRLGTDEQREGFFNKYEKHTIGAFALSEAGAGSDVAAMTTRAAKNADGSWILNGTKGWVTSGIEAVAGIIFATVDPSLKYKGITAFLVDFDEGNSAGLHRGRPEDKLGIRGTSTCDLILENVRVPAANVLGTVGGGMRIAMEQLDRARIGIASQALGISQAALETAVEYAKQRTAFGGTLIDLPAVRTRIAEIATRIETARLLVRKAAGEIDRGLRATKACSMAKWVAGETATYAAHGCQQILGGMGYVKDLPAERYYRDSRITEIYGGVTDVQKSIVADQIIKELA
- the LOC128710755 gene encoding probable ATP-dependent RNA helicase pitchoune → MAKKNKMKIPTVINKNVKNGHGTVEDLEDNYVAEETTPKGKQMAKQKNKTAKPVKEDSVEVGRGVKRPKDDSDDEGEENSEDQHLGSEEEEGSDDESQTEAEKDASEPQIANSAYEILLGNQEFKSLVGKVSDNTIKAIGDMGFTKMTEIQAKSIPPLLEGRDLVGSAKTGSGKTLAFLVPAVELIHKLRFKPRNGAGVIIISPTRELAMQIFGVLKELMAYHCQTYGLLMGGASRHMENEKLEKGINIIVATPGRLLDHLKTTPNFLFKNLQCLIIDECDRILEIGFEEDLKQIISILPKKRQTILFSATQSSRMDELGKLALKAEPIYVGVDDNKKEATVTGLEQGYIVCPSERRLLVLFTFLRKNRKKKVMVFFSSCLSVKFHHELFNYIDLPVMSIHGKQKQAKRTSVFFQFCNAETGILLCTDVAARGLDIPAVDWIVQYDPPNDTKEYIHRVGRTARGEDLCGHALLMLRPEELGFLKYLKQAKVPLNEFEFSWNKIADIQLQLENLMSKNYFLNQSGKLAFKTYVRAYEGHHMKDVFNLGNLDLVQVAKNFGFTQPPYVDFGKSFKMHHPERRPGNRGLGHFKTLNKEKKKTLNIKHISDRSQLKKIKYA
- the LOC128710760 gene encoding uncharacterized protein LOC128710760 → MRLEASKRMRLVPKGYIRLGGTKQKVEPATELRRGKSIQKASLHTDYPLQNNTKNVGQNSTEEHQHIAPDEEDPLAEHLLQRHQRVVIDRQDTSQQDLPEQKQQVVNDERDPLELDLSEQQQHTVKEERDPLEESLPEKTQVKEEQDPLEAHFPEQTVIKTECDDDQETNQSFDAKLRCWAMTHQIQPAALNALLVLMRQSNIFELATDK